The following DNA comes from Balaenoptera ricei isolate mBalRic1 chromosome 7, mBalRic1.hap2, whole genome shotgun sequence.
TTGGCCGCGTGGAGCCCACCGTGTGGGGCGTGCGTGGGTGGGCGGGGCTGAGTCCACGTGGGCGGGGGCTGTTTCTGCGCACCCGGCTCTGCCTACCCCGATCCCGCTGCTGCCCCGGGAGGCGGGCCTTGTCCCCTGCGCCTGTGTGCGGGAGGGGCTGCTGGAGGGGCGGGCAAAGGATGCAGCCCCCCCACGGCGGCCCGCGTGGTCTCAGCCCTGTTTCCTGTCATCTTTGGGCCTGTCTCATGCACACCTGGTACCGCGGTGCCCGGCGTCAACGTCTCCCTGTGCCCGGGCCGGCGGGCGGCGTGTTCTCCACTTCTCATGAGGCTGGGCATCTTTCCATGCTTCCAgacattcttttctctctgtgacGTGTTCACGTCTTGGCCCATTTTGAGGGGGTTGTTAAGATGTTTCACTTCCCAGCAAACGCAGCCTTGGCGTGAGCAGGTTCAAATGGCGTGTGTCGCCTGACACGGAGGTGACCCGTGCGTGGGCTCTTGGCCTCGGTCTGACGGTgagtgcctctctctctctgtccatggCAGGGGGCACCGGCCCCACCTCGGATACGGGCTGGGGCTGTATGCTGCGGTGTGGACAGATGATCTTTGCCCAAGCCCTGGTGTGCCGGCACCTGGGCCGAGGTGAGTCAGCGCTGGGGCGGCCACGTCCTCAGGAAGCAAGGAGGATGGTGGGGCGAGGTCAGCGGAAGTGGATCACCACGAGACGCTTTAGGATTTGGGGTTTTCTTCAGCGATGACCCAGTGGTTCTCGTTGATTGAAGAAAGTGGCCTTAAAGAAATGCTGATAAACGTTTGTCttgtagaaattatttttaaactactgaACCATTCTCTCCTTTCTGTATGGATTTGTCTTGATGTGTTGGCATCTGTGTATTTGAAATCCCGGAGAACTCGGTTCTTAAATTTAGAAAGGTTCGCAAGAGGTTTGGATACCACGAGCGCCTTAGAAAACTGAAGGCTTCTTGCCTGTATTTTGGTGAAACTGAACTTGCGCACGTGTCTCCCGTAGACTGGAGGTGGACGCGGCGGGCGAGGCAGCCGGACAGCTACTTCAGCGTCCTGCGCGCGTTCCTGGACAGGAAAGACAGCTGCTACTCCATCCACCAGATAGGTGGGGGGTCGCGGCGCGCCGGCCCCGTGCCTTGGGGCGCTGCGGTGTCGGGTCCCCGAGAGCTCTGCTGTGCCGTGAGGCGCAGGCCAGCGGGGTGGGGACGGCCCCGGGCCCATGGTGAAGTGCTGCTCTGCGCCCCGTCTCCGGACACCAACTTGGTGGCCTTGGAAGCCGGTCCTCTCGGGCTCCGGCCGGGAGTCCGGGCGCTCCTCTGTCTTAATTCAGCTTCTGAGCGTCGTGTTTCCACCTGTAGACGGAGGTGCGGGTAGAGCCCTGAACTCGCTCACCTGAGCCGTGTCCCCAGGGCTGCTGCTCGGTGGAGGTCTGTGGGGAGGGAGCACCTTGAGGAGGAGCCTCTCCCTTGGGGAGGAAGCGTCCTGTGCCCGTCAGGAGCTCGTGCCCAAGGCAGGCTTCCTGTGACGCGCTGCTCACGCCGCACGTGCTGGGATGGGCCTCTGCGAGGcgcggggaggggtgtggggttgGCGGGGCGCGCGTGCCGCTGACTGGCTCTGTCTCCCGCAGCACAAATGGGAGTCGGCGAGGGCAAGTCCATCGGCCAGTGGTACGGGCCCAACACCGTCGCCCAGGTCCTCAAGTACGTGCTGAGCGCGCCCCCCCCTCCCTCCGGGGCAGCACGGGTACCTGGGCGCCCAGCCTCGCCTGAGTCTGTGCTGCTGAAGGAAATAGGGGTCTCGTCCTCGTTTCAGGACCCTCAGGAGGGTCCTCAGAGGTGACCGTGCCGGTGGTCTTGTGAACTGGAACTTCCCTTCCTAGCGAGGCTGAATGCCTTCATCTGGATGCAGCCACTGGATCGGGCCTTTGCTCCTTGTGTGCCGCGTCCCCTCCTGTGCCGTGGTGTCTGGTGGCCTGGGAAGTGGGAAGTGGTCGTGGGGCGACAGCATTCAGGCGGGCAGCCCGTGGCCGCCGTGGGCCTCCGCCTCTGTTCCCGCCCACCCCCTCCCTTGAGACCGCTGTCCTGGGCCGTGGCTCCCCGGGCAGCCGCCTCGCGCCCCTGCTGCCCGCTCCCGCCCTGCAGGAGTCCCCGGGGGCGCCTCCCGTGGCCCCTGGGCCCAGCCTGCTCGTCCTGCTCGCCCGCTGCTGGGGTCCGTTCCTGGGGTCCAGGACACTGGCTCCCCTTCCTGTGCAGCTTCCAGCTGACCCCCAAGCCCActgtctcttgtgtctccttGCCCAGCCCCTGGGATTTCCAGCCCCCACTGCCCTTTGGTGTCCTGGCCCAGCCCCGCTGCCCTGAAGCAGCCCGGTCAAGGTCACAGTCAGTTCCGTCATCACGTCCCAGGGCTGAGTTTCAGCCCCGACGTACTCAGCCGTCTGCAGGCAGCCCCTGGTGTGGGTGCTTGCCGCGCTCCTGGGAAACTTGGGCTGCTCGGCCGTCCTCCTCTGTCCATCTGGGCGCCTGCTCTGCTGAGCCCTGCGGGCTTGTCTCGCGCCTTTGGTCGCGGCTTTTCAGCTCCTGTTTGCGCACGCGCAGCTCCTGATTTGTCCCAACTCCAGACTCACATCCAGACGCTCATTCGGCAGTGCCCCTCGGATGCCCAAGGGGCACGTTGACCTAATAGCCCAGACCCAGAGCTGGCCCCACCCTCTCCTCCAGCGCAGCCCACTGCCCCTACGGGACGCAGCACCGCCCTTCTGGGGGCTCAGGCCAAAAGCTGGGGTCACGCCAGACCCCTCTTCCCTTCAGCACACCCCGCCTGCATGTGCCCGAGCTCTGAGCAGTGCTCCCTGCCCCCGCCCAGGCCCCCCCCCTCGCCGCCTCCTCTCTCTGCCATCCTGGCGCCTCCCTCCAAACTGCAGCAGAGTCACCCTCAAGAAACAGACGGTGGCCATCTGTTCCTCCTCTCTCAGCTGTCCCGGGGTTCCCCGCTGCGCCCGGGAGGGCGGCAGGCACAGGCCAGCGTGCCGGCCCTGTCCTCCCCCCGCGGTGCTGTGCCCTTCGCCTGGAGCCCCCCCAAGGCCTGCCGCGTTGCTCCCCGGGCCTCCACGCCGAGGCCGCTCCCACCCAGGCCTCCCTGCGCTTGCGTCAGAGGAgcgccctcccctctgccccggCTCTGTGCTTTCCCCAGGCACTTAGCTCCCCTGGAGCGCCAGCCTCTCCCGGGACCTGGTCTCCTGTGTGTCCATGTCTCTCAGCACGGGGGCCCACCTGGCCCTCGGTGAGcccgggagggaggggagggaggtagCCGGTGGAGCCCTGCAGGTGGCGTCCGCTCTGGCCTTCCCACCAGGAGACCAGGGGCCTCCGCCCTCCACCCGTGTCCCCAGGTGCGCTGGGTGCTCTCCCACCTGGGGGGCCCCTCTGCAGCCCCCGAGGTGAGCTCAGAGGCCCTCCCGTCGTGCCTTCGGTCACGGTCTGCTCCTCTTTCAGAACCGTAATTCCTCGGCCACAGTGGCCCACCCAGCACGGGGACTCCCTGCTGGGCTCTCCGTCACCCGCAGGTTCTCTGTGAGGACTCAAGCCGGCCGTTGGCTCAGGGGGCCTGGGGGATAAGGCGGGGCTGGGCCTGCCTCGGGCAGCGTCCGAGACCTGGGCTCACGTTCTGGTTCCTGCCCGTGTCCAGCCTGATCGGGAAGTGACACCCGGCAGGCTCCTGCGCAGGACCTTCCCTGCACGGTGGCGGCTGGGTGTGGCAAGCGTGGGGCCCGGGCGAGAAGCAGCGGCCGGCAGAGGCCACAGGTCGAGCTGTGAAGGCTCCTCAGTGTGTTCTGCCCTCTCTGGTAGGAAGCTCGCCGTCTTCGACACGTGGAGCGCCCTGGCCGTTCACGTAGCGATGGACAACACGGTGGTGATGGAGGACATCAGTAAGTGAGCCAGAGCGCGGTGTCGTGGCGGACGGGACCAGGGCAGCTCGCTTCCCTGCCTGGCCCGCGGGCCCTCGAGGGCGGTGCCGGCCAGGCTGAGCGGAAGGCCACTTGGTGCCCCACCCTGCTTCTGCGTCTTCCTTACAAATAATTGACGCCCGTGTGCTGGGTTCAGCTGCAAGGCCCTGTGTGTGCCCTGATGCGCCACGAAGAAGGGCGATTCAAACTGGCCCTGGCCATCTTGTCTTCTGGCCACGCCAGGCGCTACCGGAAGTGTTGAGAATTCTGAGGGGCACCTGGGTTCATGAGGTCTCCTGATGGAAAAGCAGAGAATTTAGACACGTTGACAATGCTAATGGGGCTAGAAAACTACAAGTGGGGGCCTGGTGCAGCCGGAAACCCACCCCTTACTAACAGGGCGTTTGTAGGGGACAGGCCACGCGAGGACGCAGTGAGCCCCGAGCTCAGCAACGACAGCCCCACTTCTCTGCTCTTGTTCCAGAGACACCAGAGGGGCCGCGCTAGTGGTGACCATCTAGTCAGCAAGgaaaatgttctcatcacaaaaaagccTCAGAATCAGCGAAGCGAAACTTACAGTAAATTAAGAGAGACTGTATGGCAGAtcgaatatataaaaataaagttacaaggATCTGAATAATACAGTAAGAGAGCTTAGTAGAACATGTGTCAAACCCTAGATTCTGGTGGCAGAGCATACCTTTTCAAAAATGTCCATGggacatttatataaattaatgcaAGAATAGATAGAAAAAAGGACAAACTCTTATTACCTAGAAATGTCAAACTTCTGTCTTAGCTTTTgggtcaaaaagagtcaagttTACAGACTACATATCAGAATCTGATGTGTACTGAACTCAGGAGAAAACACGTACCTTTAATACTGGTGACCAGATCATAAGAAGTGAAGATGAATGGGCATCCTGCAGTTCAGCTCAGTTCTGGCCCTGTCTGCACACCTGGAGATGGCATCAgacccacaagactgccctctcACCCCCAACTTAAGACCCCAGTGGCAAGTCCAGGTGGTCACCTGTGCTTCCGACAGACTGGCTATGGATTGGAGGTTCCCACGACCCTCTCCTTGGCTCCGTTACTTTGCTGGAGCGGCTTGGAGAACTCAGGAGCACGTCCCTCACTAGGCCACAGATGTGTTCAAGGACACACCTCAGGAGCAGCCCGATTGAGGAGATGTATGTGCCTGGGCCTCCTGGAGTCTATGGAGGCTTCGTGACACAGGCCCGTTTAGGTTTGGATCGGGCGTGTGACCAAGAGCGTGCCTGGTGGTGGTGTCCGCGGCAGAGCGACACGGGAAACGGCTTGCTCCCTGTCAGTAGCGCTGCCTCGGTCACCTGCTTAGGACGCGCCCCTGGTGCCTAGCGGCTCGCAAGTGGTCTGGAGGGGATACGTTACGCGCACTGAGGGTTTACTACGTCGGGTCTGGAACAGTGGTCTCTCTAGGGCGTGTATCCCTTCCACATTTATCTGTTGGCACTCTTCTTGGGAAGAGCCctcttttctcccctcttccctctccttattTACATTTGGAAGACCTATTTTTAGAGTCAGCATCTTcatggattctatttttaattcaagGTGTTACCCCTTATGGTCATTACTTACTCCTTGTCCCAAATTTGGCTGGCTGTTTGACAGAGTCCTGTCGTTTTTGTTGTTCAGCGTTTTCTTTCTGGCATTAACTAGACTCAGGCTCACCTGGTACATTCCCTGCCCCatccctggaatcagccattttccccttggttccttttagtggggaAAGGTGTTTAGGAACCACGGACGGGGTGCCTGGTGTGCTTGGGGTACTGGAGTGGCTCTCTCCTACCACTAAACCCCGTAGTTAATCTGATTATTGAAGGATTACCCAGTGTGTTTagacagaagaaaaaggaaggagaaaagttaTCGCTCGATGCTCTCCTTGCTTAGGGGGGACCAGAGGGGCCCTGGGTCAGTGCTGCATCCACTAGGCTGGTGGCTCCGTGGTGCTTGTTTTATTATTGCTTCTAAGGTGCACGTAAATGTTTTCTTGCATTATTTTGTGTGTATGctttatttcacaataaaaaatttaagttaaacgCATAGAAAATgtgcaaatttatttttttccctctgggcgGCAGGGTTAGTGTCATACTTTATTTTCCAAGTTTGAGGTGTACTTTAAGTACTTGACTTTTTTATACTCGTTTCCTGTTAACAGTGTAAATTCTGTACCTGTTTCTCTTGGGTGAACTTCTGCCTACTTCTTTTAGCCCATAAAAGCACGTCTCCCTTTTTCAGGAAGGTTGTGCAGGAGCAGCCTTCCTTGTGCCGGGGCCGCAGCGTTTCCTGCAGATTCCGACCGACACTGTAACGGGTTCCCGGCTGGGGCCGAGGTCAGCAGCAGGCCGTCGCCATGGAGACCCCTGGTGCTGCTCATCCCGCTGCGCCTGGGACTCACGGACATCAACGCGGCCTACGCGGAGACACTGAAGGTGGGTCTGTGCTGGCCCGTGCCCTCCCGCCTGTCATCCCTGCCCACCGGGGGGCTGAGACCCCGCTTCCTACTGGAAGCCCCGGTTGTCACCGTCTTGCCCGGCCCCGCCCTCTGACCGCCCTGtgggcccccggccccgcccctcccgctggcccctggcccccaccagcTCGCTCTTCCCTGCGGCCACCTCCTGGGGCCCTTGCTCGTTGTGCTGACGTGGTGCTGCTGGCCTCCCGTCTCCAtctctgccccccgcccccgcggggtgccagcccctccccactcctgtccGCCCGGCGTGCAGGCTGGGCCGACCCTGTCCGCCCCGCCAGCCTCCCCTTGTCCCTTCCGGCTGCCCGGGGCTTTCCTGAGGACCTGCAGCCTCGGTGTCCGGAACCCGCACCCTGTGGGTCTGGTCTTCCGTCTGCGGTTGCCCACGCCTGGCGCTGCAGGGGGAGCGGGGAGCCCCTCGCTCAGCGGCCCGGCCTGTCTTCCGCCCCGCAGCACTGCTTCATGATGCCCCAGTCCCTGGGCGTGATTGGAGGGAAGCCCAACAGTGCCCGCTACTTCATTGGCTACGTGGGTGAGTGGGGTCTGCAGTGACGTCGGAGGAAGGGGCGTGGTCTCTCgggcagcccccccccccacttgaCAGGCAGCGTGCCCCCACCTGGCCGGTGCGACGTGTGCCCTTTTCCCGTCCAGCCGCGTGGCGCTGGTGGCTGTGGTGAGGCAGCTCTGCCCGCCTCCCGCTGACCTGCCTGCTGCCCGCCCAGGTGAGGAACTCATCTACCTGGACCCTCACACCACGCAGCCAGCCCTGCAGGCCGCTGAGCACTGCCCGATCCCGGACGAGAGCTTCCACTGCCAGCACCCGCCCAGCAGGATGAGCATCGCGGAGCTCGACCCGTCCATCGCCGTGGTGCGTCCGCCGCTTGGTCCCGCTGCCGCCAGCTGCGCGCGCTTGTGCCCGGGTGCCCCGAGGCATCTGGGCCCAGTCCTGCTGCTGCTTTAGGATGAGAAGGAGAGCATCCCCGTTTCTGTAATCTCAGCGTCTTGGAATAAGTATTGTGATCACGTGGCTTAGAACTCAAAAGAGCACAAAGGGCTGGCAGCCTCAGGTGTGGCCCAGGCAGGCGTGTGTGTGCGAGTGAGTGTCCCGCGTCGCTGCCCTGCACCGCCCCCCGCGGGGCTTCTCGGTTCGCCTTTACTTTTTAGAGTAGCTGCATCTGCAAGGTGGTCCCTAAGAATGAacctccttgctctctctcttttgatTACAAGGCTGGAATTGTTGGTTGTTCTCAAAATATGTTTGAAGGAGGCCAAAAACACCTAGGAATCATAACACCCCTAGGGGAGTGATTAACTGAGTTGTGGACACGACGAGGCACTCGGTCCTGAGAAGGGATGACCCCAGACACACTGCCCATGGGTCTCGGTCGTGCCCTGAGGTCGGTGGCGGCGGGCTGGCGCGTGGGGCCTCTGCTGTCACAGGAGCCCCCCCCGTGAGCTCGTGAACATCAGGTCAGGTGGGAGCGCGCATCCCAGCTCTCGGGGCCGCGGAGGACGGCTGCTCTGGGGAAACAGGCCTCCGTCTTCCGGCCGCAACCCGCGTGTCCTTGCACCAGGACCCTGAGCAGAGCCCCGAGTGCCTCTCTGCGGTTCCccggtttctttttctccacgtGGCGGGTTGAGCGTTCCCAGTAGCTCATCCCAACCCTGGAGTCCTGCAGACGGTAGCTCCAGGGGGGATGGGGTCTGCACGCCTGGTGTCCCCTCGGGAGGGGTCCGCTGATCCCATTGTGCCCCGTGCGTGCTGTGGGCCACTGAGGCCTGCGGCCCAGCCCCAGCGGCGCGGGAGGAGCGAGCTTCCTGCTTTGCCCTGACTTGTCGTCGTGACCGGCTCGCTGCCCGGTTAGTCCAGGCAGAGGGCGAGGGTGGAGCCGTGGACGCAGCCCGCGGAGGGGCGTAGGGGCTGGAGAGGCGAAGGGGGCCGGATGCGCGGTGGCCACCACGTCCAGGACGCACACGGGGGCCGGCGGGTTGGACGTGTGTGCCGCTCTCCGCTTACCGCTGGCTTTGGTTTCAGGGGTTTTTCTGTGGGACCGAGGACGACTTTAACGACTGGTGCCAGCAAGTGAGAAAGGTCGGTGGGGCCCCGCCCCTGTGCGGGTCTGGGGGTCCTTCCTCCCCTGCTCCGCTGGCGCTCGGCTGCACAGCGTCTTGCGCGCCTTGCCTGGCCCTTGGACGCCAGGTGCGTCCCTGCTGGGATCAGGGCGCGGGGCCGGACTCTGCTGGAGGCTCCCTGGGACTTCCGGTCCCGAGTCGGGGTGGTGAGGGGCGGCGGGGTTCCTGCCTGCGCACGGCGCCTCGCTCCGCCCGCGGGGCCCCTGACGCGCTGTGCCCCGCTGACAGCTGTCCCTCCTTGGAGGCGCCCTGCCGATGTTCGAGCTGGTGGAGCGGCAGCCTTCCCACCTGGCCTGTCCTGACGTCCTGAACTTGTCCTTAGGTGAGTCCGGACGCCCCAGGGCCCCGTCTCAGGTGGGGACGGGGGCGTCCCCTGTCTTGAGGCTGGGGGTGCTGCCTGCGTGATGCTTCTGCCCTGCCCTCCGCCTCCCCAGGTCCCGTCCCAGTCACCTTTGGCCTTTCACGTTGCACGGCCCCTCGGCGGCCCCTTGTGAGTGGGACCAGGGACGCTGCCGGTGccgccctccctcctcccacctgcgTGGGGCAGCACGCCTGCAAGCCCGCCCGGCCCCTCCGCGCTCCTCCCGTGGCCCCTGGTTCTGAGAGCTGGAACAGGCCAGGCTTCCTGTGCTGGTGTGGCATAGGTGGCTCCGTCCCCACTGCCTGGTGGCTCTGGGCTTGGGGGCACCTCGCCCAGAGTGCATCGAGCACGTGGCACGTGGGGAAAGGGGACCCGCCGGGGGGCCCTGAGCACGTAGAGACCACCCTGGGGATGACCACAGCCCGCGGCCTCACGGGAACCACGGGGGTCGGGGTGCCAGTGCCAGACTCAGGACAGATGCCCCACCAGACCTGGCTGGTGCAGGGGGCGGGCACCCCTCCTGGGATGGGACTCTTGCCCTCCTGGCCCCCGTTGCTTCCCTCTGGGCTCTGGTGAGGGGCGTGTCTGCCCCCAGCCGCACATGCCCTCACCCGCCCAGGCCGTCGTCCCCATGCTCACAGGGCAGGAACCCCTCTCCCACCTGCTCAGACCCACCGCCCGGGAGGAGGGCGCCTCAGCCGGGCAGTCCTGGCATCCTCCGACCTCCCTCCGCGCCCTGGCCACCCTGGACGGTCAGGCGCTGGGCAGGACCTGCTCCTTCGTGGGGCGGGTGTGCTCACACGGGCCCTTGTCCCTCGGCCCACACCCCAGACTGACCCACGCCTGGCACCTGGTGAGGTTTTGTCATGTTCCTTCTAGATTCTTCTGACGTAGAGCGACTGGAAAGATTCTTCGACTCAGAAGATG
Coding sequences within:
- the ATG4B gene encoding cysteine protease ATG4B, with product MDAATLTYDTLRFAEFEDFPETSEPLWILGRKYSIFTEKDEILADVASRLWFTYRKNFPAIGGTGPTSDTGWGCMLRCGQMIFAQALVCRHLGRDWRWTRRARQPDSYFSVLRAFLDRKDSCYSIHQIAQMGVGEGKSIGQWYGPNTVAQVLKKLAVFDTWSALAVHVAMDNTVVMEDIRRLCRSSLPCAGAAAFPADSDRHCNGFPAGAEVSSRPSPWRPLVLLIPLRLGLTDINAAYAETLKHCFMMPQSLGVIGGKPNSARYFIGYVGEELIYLDPHTTQPALQAAEHCPIPDESFHCQHPPSRMSIAELDPSIAVGFFCGTEDDFNDWCQQVRKLSLLGGALPMFELVERQPSHLACPDVLNLSLDSSDVERLERFFDSEDEDFEILSL